Proteins co-encoded in one Halorussus salinus genomic window:
- a CDS encoding PIN domain-containing protein, producing MTVYVETDFLLALAKDSDWLQSSAEEALDRYEPETSAFTYLELLLARERHEFDYVALVSNLLELVPVESEREKQVVLKATKYYDDGMTPFDAFHAATAETRDRGVLSSEQDYEEVDVERVPLEPTTES from the coding sequence TACGTCGAGACCGACTTCCTCCTCGCGCTCGCCAAGGACTCCGATTGGTTGCAGTCTTCCGCCGAGGAGGCGCTGGACCGCTACGAACCCGAAACGTCCGCGTTCACGTATCTCGAACTCCTGTTGGCCCGCGAGCGTCACGAATTCGACTACGTGGCGCTCGTCTCGAACCTCCTCGAACTCGTACCGGTCGAGAGCGAGCGCGAGAAGCAAGTCGTTCTCAAGGCTACCAAGTACTACGACGACGGTATGACACCGTTCGACGCCTTCCACGCCGCGACCGCCGAGACGCGCGATAGAGGCGTTCTGTCCTCCGAGCAGGACTACGAAGAAGTCGATGTCGAGCGCGTACCGCTGGAGCCGACGACGGAAAGCTGA
- a CDS encoding S8 family peptidase translates to MKSKTNRRSFLKGAGALLGGLTFTTTTVSATEAENRYIVDMQETAEADLDGLDVVHDLSQIDLVVVEGDEEAVRGLRYSKDVEMQFEVDEEYDEDDDDDDEDDDEEKEDEDDDEEEEDEDDDEEEEDEDDDEEGESGKPTRAQLQWDKQSQEIYEVFEETTGEGTRVAVLDSGVIPDHPDLKNALNTDLSRNFTGDGGDYTPWYNDHGTHVAGIIAADGSNTDGVVGTAPGTELVALRVFTGPFAFFGDIVAAMTHAGDIEADVANMSLGTYPMPDNEENQLLRDSIERATDHAASQGTLMVAAAGNNGTNLDTDGDVLSLPNEADNVMSVSATGPIGYRWDAASSEEDAEDDEDDDEEPFENLRKPTTTPASYTNYGREAIDVSASGGNSATNPPSDANWQYDMILSTTLTWDEDDNMVPDYGWKSGTSMAAPQVSAAAALVKSVNPEATPGQIRRHLEATAEDVGQRSYSGEGHLDLEEAVEEEIEVEDEEDEEDEEDEEDEEEREDEEDEEEREDEEEDDEERDD, encoded by the coding sequence GTGAAATCTAAAACCAATCGAAGATCGTTTCTGAAAGGAGCGGGCGCGTTGCTCGGCGGTCTCACGTTCACGACGACGACGGTTTCGGCGACGGAGGCCGAGAATCGATACATCGTCGATATGCAGGAGACCGCCGAGGCCGACTTGGACGGTCTCGACGTGGTTCACGACCTGAGCCAGATCGACCTCGTGGTCGTCGAAGGCGACGAGGAGGCCGTCCGTGGACTGCGCTACTCCAAGGACGTGGAGATGCAGTTCGAGGTGGACGAGGAGTACGACGAGGATGATGACGATGACGACGAGGATGATGACGAGGAAAAAGAAGACGAGGACGACGACGAGGAAGAAGAAGACGAGGACGACGACGAGGAAGAAGAAGACGAGGACGACGACGAGGAAGGAGAATCCGGAAAGCCGACTCGCGCGCAACTCCAGTGGGACAAACAGTCCCAAGAAATCTACGAAGTCTTCGAGGAGACGACGGGCGAGGGGACCCGCGTCGCAGTGCTGGACTCCGGCGTGATTCCGGACCACCCGGACCTGAAGAACGCGCTCAACACCGACCTCTCGCGCAACTTCACGGGCGACGGCGGCGACTACACGCCGTGGTACAACGACCACGGCACCCACGTCGCGGGCATCATCGCCGCCGACGGGTCGAACACCGACGGCGTCGTCGGCACCGCGCCCGGCACGGAACTCGTCGCGCTCCGGGTGTTCACCGGCCCGTTCGCGTTCTTCGGCGACATCGTCGCGGCGATGACTCACGCGGGCGACATCGAGGCCGACGTGGCCAACATGAGCCTCGGCACGTACCCGATGCCCGACAACGAGGAGAACCAACTCCTGCGCGATTCCATCGAGCGCGCGACCGACCACGCCGCCTCGCAGGGTACGCTCATGGTGGCGGCCGCGGGTAACAACGGGACGAACCTCGACACCGACGGCGACGTTCTCAGCCTGCCCAACGAGGCGGACAACGTGATGAGCGTCAGTGCGACCGGTCCCATCGGCTACCGGTGGGACGCGGCGTCGAGCGAGGAGGACGCGGAAGACGACGAAGACGACGACGAGGAGCCGTTCGAAAATCTGCGGAAGCCGACGACGACGCCCGCTTCGTACACGAACTACGGGCGGGAAGCCATCGACGTGAGCGCGTCCGGCGGAAACTCCGCGACGAATCCGCCGTCGGACGCCAACTGGCAGTACGACATGATTCTGAGTACCACGCTCACGTGGGACGAGGACGACAACATGGTCCCGGACTACGGGTGGAAGTCGGGGACGAGCATGGCGGCCCCGCAGGTCAGCGCCGCGGCCGCGCTGGTCAAGAGCGTCAATCCCGAGGCTACGCCCGGTCAGATTCGCCGCCACCTCGAAGCGACCGCGGAGGATGTCGGCCAGCGGTCGTACAGCGGCGAGGGGCACCTCGACCTCGAAGAAGCGGTCGAGGAGGAGATCGAAGTGGAAGACGAGGAGGACGAAGAAGACGAGGAGGACGAAGAAGACGAGGAGGAACGAGAGGACGAAGAAGACGAGGAGGAACGAGAGGACGAAGAAGAGGACGACGAGGAGAGAGACGACTGA
- a CDS encoding acyl-CoA dehydrogenase family protein, with product MDFALSDEQKQIREEVRRFAENEVAPVAKEYDVEEKYPHEVMDKAAEMGMLGSIIPMEYGGAGYNNLESAIITEELFAVDPGIGLCITSASFGAHAIMEYGTDDQKERFLSPIADGEAIMGAAISEPDTGSDVSSVSTSAEKDGDEWVINGNKMWITNGSVGDYYVVLCQTDPDADGRYNGFSQIVVESDRDGFESEKITGKLGIRSSDTAELILNDVRVPEENLVGTRGMGFLQQMQFFDETRTAVAAQGVGIAKGAAEAALDYAEEREQFGREIGEFQAIQHKLAEMHTETEAARNLTYKAAWNVDQGEDITKLASMAKEFASRVAVDVANEAVQIHGGSGFVNDFPVERFYRDAKITQIYEGTTEIQKNIIARELLGKGF from the coding sequence ATGGACTTCGCACTCTCCGACGAGCAGAAACAGATTCGCGAGGAGGTTCGGCGATTCGCCGAGAACGAGGTTGCCCCGGTCGCCAAGGAGTACGACGTAGAAGAGAAGTACCCCCACGAGGTCATGGACAAGGCCGCCGAGATGGGGATGTTGGGTTCTATCATCCCGATGGAGTACGGCGGTGCGGGCTACAACAACCTCGAATCGGCCATCATCACCGAGGAGTTGTTCGCGGTGGACCCCGGCATCGGACTCTGTATCACCTCGGCGTCGTTCGGTGCCCACGCCATCATGGAGTACGGTACCGACGACCAGAAAGAGCGGTTCCTGTCGCCGATTGCGGACGGTGAGGCCATCATGGGCGCGGCCATCTCGGAACCCGACACCGGGTCGGACGTGTCCAGCGTCTCGACCAGCGCCGAGAAGGACGGCGATGAATGGGTAATCAACGGGAACAAGATGTGGATCACGAACGGCTCGGTCGGCGACTACTACGTCGTCCTCTGTCAGACCGACCCCGACGCCGACGGCCGGTACAACGGCTTCTCTCAAATCGTCGTGGAATCGGACCGCGACGGCTTCGAGTCCGAGAAGATCACCGGAAAACTCGGCATCCGGTCGTCGGACACCGCAGAACTCATCCTGAACGACGTGCGCGTGCCCGAGGAGAACCTCGTTGGCACCCGCGGGATGGGCTTCCTCCAGCAGATGCAGTTCTTCGACGAGACCCGGACCGCGGTCGCCGCCCAAGGCGTCGGCATCGCCAAGGGGGCCGCCGAGGCGGCGCTCGATTACGCCGAGGAGCGCGAGCAGTTCGGTCGCGAAATCGGCGAGTTCCAAGCCATCCAGCACAAACTCGCCGAGATGCACACCGAGACCGAGGCCGCGCGCAACCTGACCTACAAGGCCGCGTGGAACGTCGATCAGGGCGAGGACATCACCAAACTTGCCAGCATGGCCAAGGAGTTCGCCTCCCGCGTCGCAGTTGACGTGGCCAACGAGGCAGTCCAGATTCACGGCGGGTCGGGCTTCGTCAACGACTTCCCGGTCGAACGGTTCTACCGCGACGCCAAGATTACTCAAATCTACGAGGGCACCACCGAGATTCAGAAGAACATCATCGCTCGGGAACTCCTCGGAAAAGGATTCTAG
- a CDS encoding GtrA family protein codes for MGNSPYRNVVEHPTFVRLYRFVVVGASAALVQTAVLWLLVEVGGLNYLVAATIAIELTIILQFVVNNAWTFQHASYTARSDYLVGLLRTNLVRGSAIPLQLGLLWAFVNWAGLVYLLANGFAIFISGLYRYYLDSRWTWQIA; via the coding sequence GTGGGGAACTCTCCATACCGAAACGTAGTCGAACACCCGACGTTCGTTCGGCTCTACCGGTTCGTCGTCGTCGGCGCGAGCGCCGCGCTCGTCCAGACTGCGGTCCTCTGGTTGCTGGTGGAGGTCGGCGGCCTCAACTATCTGGTCGCGGCCACCATCGCCATCGAGTTGACCATCATCCTCCAGTTCGTCGTGAACAACGCGTGGACGTTTCAGCACGCCAGCTACACCGCGCGCTCGGACTACCTCGTGGGGTTGCTCCGGACGAATCTGGTCCGCGGGAGCGCGATTCCGCTCCAGTTGGGACTGCTGTGGGCGTTCGTCAACTGGGCCGGACTCGTCTACCTGCTGGCGAACGGCTTCGCCATCTTCATCAGCGGTCTCTACCGGTACTATCTGGACTCGCGGTGGACGTGGCAGATAGCGTGA
- a CDS encoding S8 family peptidase: MVNKTNRRSFLKGAGAALGGLAVPTNVVSAETADKRYIVDLQSASDGVLDGLNVVHDLSQIDLAVVEAEESQVEGAAFSKDVEMEFDFAAAEDNGNGDEPGPKKLSQLQWDKQAQGVSGVHGRTRGEGTRVAVLDSGTIPDHPDLEHALNTDLSRNFTGDGGDYTPWYNDHGTHVAGIIAGNDQNDEGVVGTAPGVELVALRVFIGPFAFFGDIVAAMTYAGDIEADVANMSLGTYPMPDNESNRELRETIERATDHAASRGTLMVAAAGNDGTNLDADGDVLSLPNEADNVMSVSATGPIGYRWDDKGNGKFIRNYHAAFNKLDEAPTEPAPYTNYGSEAIDISAPGGNEDPDAGSDANAQYDMVLSTVFEWGDDGGMVPAHGWKAGTSMAAPQVSAAAALVKSANPDATPAEIREHLESTARDVGPAKYHGEGHLDIEAALNESI; the protein is encoded by the coding sequence ATGGTAAACAAGACCAACCGAAGGTCGTTCCTGAAAGGAGCGGGCGCGGCGCTGGGCGGATTGGCGGTGCCGACGAACGTCGTCTCCGCGGAGACGGCGGACAAGCGGTACATCGTGGACCTGCAGTCGGCGTCAGACGGCGTTCTCGACGGCTTGAACGTCGTCCACGACTTGAGCCAGATCGACCTCGCCGTGGTCGAAGCCGAGGAGTCACAGGTCGAGGGCGCGGCGTTCTCCAAGGACGTGGAGATGGAGTTCGACTTCGCGGCGGCCGAGGACAACGGGAACGGCGACGAGCCGGGTCCGAAGAAGCTCTCGCAGCTCCAGTGGGACAAGCAGGCCCAAGGCGTTTCGGGCGTCCACGGTCGGACTCGCGGCGAGGGGACCCGCGTCGCGGTGCTGGACTCCGGCACGATTCCCGACCATCCGGACTTGGAACACGCGCTCAACACCGACCTCTCGCGCAACTTCACGGGCGACGGCGGCGACTACACGCCGTGGTACAACGACCACGGCACCCACGTCGCGGGCATCATCGCGGGCAACGACCAAAACGACGAGGGCGTCGTCGGTACCGCGCCCGGCGTCGAACTCGTCGCATTGCGTGTGTTCATCGGCCCGTTCGCGTTCTTCGGCGACATCGTCGCGGCGATGACCTACGCGGGCGACATCGAGGCCGACGTGGCCAACATGAGCCTCGGCACGTACCCGATGCCCGACAACGAGTCCAACCGGGAACTGAGAGAGACCATCGAGCGCGCGACCGACCACGCCGCCTCGCGGGGCACGCTCATGGTCGCGGCCGCTGGCAACGACGGGACGAACCTCGACGCCGACGGCGACGTTCTCAGCCTGCCCAACGAGGCAGACAACGTGATGAGCGTCAGCGCGACCGGACCCATCGGCTACCGGTGGGACGACAAAGGTAACGGGAAGTTCATCCGGAACTACCACGCCGCGTTCAACAAACTCGACGAAGCGCCGACCGAACCCGCGCCCTACACGAACTACGGGAGCGAGGCCATCGACATCAGCGCGCCCGGCGGGAACGAGGACCCGGACGCCGGGAGCGACGCGAACGCCCAGTACGACATGGTGCTGAGTACGGTCTTCGAGTGGGGCGACGACGGCGGGATGGTCCCGGCCCACGGCTGGAAGGCGGGCACGAGCATGGCGGCCCCGCAGGTCAGCGCCGCGGCCGCGCTGGTCAAGAGCGCCAACCCCGACGCGACCCCGGCCGAGATTCGCGAGCATCTGGAATCGACCGCCCGCGACGTGGGTCCGGCGAAGTACCACGGCGAGGGCCACCTCGACATCGAGGCCGCGCTGAACGAGTCGATTTAG
- a CDS encoding 3-hydroxyacyl-CoA dehydrogenase/enoyl-CoA hydratase family protein, producing the protein MEVDDINTIAVLGAGNMGHGIAEVAAIAGYEVNLRDIKDEFVQNGYEQIEWSLDKLAEKDQLTDEEAEAALDRVTPLVDFEEAVEDADFVVEAVPEKMDIKKDVYGELEEYAADDAVFATNTSSLSITELSEVTERPERFCGMHFFNPPVRMQLVEVISGEHTDDEVLDLTEDLAEEMGKTPVRVRKDSPGFIVNRVLVPLMNEAAWMVESGDYTIEQVDSSTKFDMGLPMGSFELADQVGVDVGYHVLEYMNEVLGEAYEPCPLLVEKVEADKLGKKTGEGFYDYDDGGADIPTDAGSEDAVHRLQAVMANEVAKLVGNDVADPDAIDDAVMLGAGFPEGPAKMADDAGLDTLLETLEDLHDETGEERYEPSDYLREAADEGGFYGGEDDESDEGAYDYDTIRVEKPGDMVGKVVLDRPHRMNTVSEELLDDLGDAVEALTEDDDVRALLLVGEGDKAFSAGADVQSMAAGGGDPIQAVELSKKGQDTFGKLEACPMPVLAAIDGYCLGGGMEMATCADMRIATDRSEMGQPEHDLGLLPGWGGTQRLKHIVGEGRAKEVIFTADRFEAETMADYGFVNEVVEVADFEERAHELAADLAAGPPIAQKYTKRAMLAGRDDTDAGLAVESQAFGHLMNTDDLMEGITAFMGDGEPDFQGK; encoded by the coding sequence ATGGAGGTAGACGATATCAACACCATCGCGGTTCTCGGAGCGGGCAACATGGGCCACGGCATCGCCGAGGTCGCGGCCATCGCAGGGTACGAAGTCAACCTGCGGGACATCAAAGACGAGTTCGTCCAGAACGGCTACGAACAGATCGAGTGGAGCCTCGACAAGCTGGCCGAGAAAGACCAGCTCACCGACGAGGAGGCCGAGGCCGCCCTCGACCGCGTGACGCCGCTCGTGGACTTCGAGGAGGCCGTCGAAGACGCCGACTTCGTGGTCGAGGCGGTCCCCGAGAAGATGGACATCAAGAAAGACGTGTACGGCGAGCTAGAGGAGTACGCCGCCGACGACGCGGTCTTCGCCACGAACACGTCCAGCCTCTCGATTACGGAACTCTCGGAGGTCACCGAGCGCCCCGAGCGGTTCTGCGGGATGCACTTTTTCAATCCGCCGGTCCGGATGCAGTTGGTCGAGGTCATCTCGGGCGAACACACCGACGACGAGGTGCTGGACCTGACCGAGGACCTCGCCGAAGAGATGGGCAAGACGCCCGTCCGCGTCCGCAAGGACAGCCCCGGCTTCATCGTCAACCGCGTCCTCGTCCCGCTGATGAACGAGGCGGCGTGGATGGTCGAGTCGGGCGACTACACCATCGAGCAGGTCGATAGCTCGACCAAGTTCGACATGGGCCTCCCGATGGGGAGCTTCGAGTTGGCCGACCAAGTGGGCGTGGACGTTGGCTACCACGTCCTCGAATACATGAACGAGGTTCTGGGCGAGGCCTACGAACCGTGTCCCCTCCTCGTTGAGAAGGTCGAGGCGGACAAACTCGGCAAGAAGACCGGCGAGGGCTTCTACGACTACGACGACGGCGGCGCGGACATCCCGACCGACGCCGGAAGCGAAGACGCGGTTCACCGCCTGCAGGCCGTGATGGCCAACGAAGTCGCCAAGCTGGTCGGCAACGACGTGGCCGACCCCGACGCCATCGACGACGCCGTGATGCTCGGCGCTGGCTTCCCCGAGGGTCCCGCGAAGATGGCCGACGACGCCGGACTCGACACCCTGCTGGAGACGCTCGAAGACCTCCACGACGAGACCGGTGAAGAACGCTACGAACCCAGCGACTACCTCCGCGAGGCCGCCGACGAGGGCGGCTTCTACGGCGGCGAGGACGACGAGAGCGACGAAGGCGCGTACGACTACGACACCATCCGCGTCGAGAAACCCGGCGACATGGTGGGCAAAGTCGTCCTCGACCGACCCCACCGGATGAACACCGTCAGCGAGGAGCTACTGGACGACCTCGGCGACGCGGTCGAAGCACTGACCGAGGACGACGACGTGCGCGCGCTTCTCCTCGTCGGCGAAGGCGACAAGGCCTTCTCCGCGGGCGCAGACGTGCAGAGCATGGCCGCGGGCGGCGGCGACCCGATTCAGGCCGTCGAACTCTCGAAGAAGGGCCAAGACACCTTCGGCAAACTCGAAGCCTGCCCGATGCCCGTGCTGGCGGCCATCGACGGCTACTGTCTCGGCGGCGGGATGGAGATGGCCACCTGCGCCGACATGCGCATCGCCACCGACCGCTCGGAGATGGGCCAGCCCGAACACGACCTCGGTCTCCTCCCCGGCTGGGGCGGCACCCAACGTCTGAAGCACATCGTCGGCGAGGGCCGCGCCAAAGAGGTCATCTTCACCGCCGACCGCTTCGAGGCCGAGACGATGGCCGACTACGGCTTCGTCAACGAAGTGGTCGAAGTGGCCGACTTCGAGGAGCGCGCCCACGAACTCGCCGCGGACCTCGCGGCCGGACCGCCCATCGCCCAGAAGTACACCAAGCGCGCGATGCTCGCGGGCCGCGACGATACGGATGCGGGTCTGGCGGTCGAATCGCAGGCGTTCGGCCACCTCATGAACACCGACGACCTGATGGAGGGCATCACGGCGTTCATGGGCGACGGGGAGCCGGACTTCCAAGGAAAGTGA
- a CDS encoding NUMOD3 domain-containing DNA-binding protein — MKLYRKEHWLEAKYWDEGLTQKEIAEKCNVSPSTIRKYMKKFDIPTREMRGENHPMYGRERSEEAKQKISETLDGRTLSEEARRRISEAQRGQELPDEVREKISESLEGLTRSEETRRKMSESTAGEANPNWRGGYSNRYGSGWSMAREAVRQRDEVCQHCGHDGSERQLQVHHIVPVRVFRNADHLDIEDAHETENLVLLCCRCHGHAEHGQIEFDAPVELLFEGKREKPRHGERAI, encoded by the coding sequence ATGAAGCTGTATCGGAAAGAACACTGGCTCGAAGCAAAGTACTGGGACGAAGGCTTGACGCAGAAAGAAATTGCCGAGAAATGTAACGTCTCGCCATCGACAATTCGGAAATACATGAAAAAGTTCGACATTCCGACCCGAGAGATGCGCGGGGAGAATCATCCGATGTACGGCCGAGAACGCTCTGAGGAAGCGAAGCAAAAAATTTCCGAGACGCTCGACGGTCGAACGCTCTCCGAGGAGGCCCGTCGCCGAATCTCGGAGGCCCAACGCGGTCAAGAACTTCCCGACGAGGTCCGTGAGAAAATCTCGGAGTCGCTGGAAGGACTGACTCGCTCCGAGGAGACGCGCCGGAAGATGAGCGAATCGACCGCGGGCGAAGCGAACCCGAACTGGCGTGGCGGGTACAGTAACCGCTACGGTTCCGGCTGGTCGATGGCACGCGAAGCCGTCCGCCAACGCGACGAGGTCTGCCAGCACTGCGGCCACGATGGTTCCGAACGACAGTTACAGGTCCATCACATCGTTCCGGTTCGAGTGTTCAGGAACGCGGACCATCTCGATATCGAGGACGCTCACGAGACGGAGAACCTCGTCCTCCTGTGCTGTCGCTGTCACGGTCACGCCGAACACGGCCAGATCGAGTTCGACGCCCCCGTCGAGTTGCTCTTCGAGGGCAAGCGTGAGAAACCGCGCCACGGCGAGAGAGCGATTTAG